One region of Drosophila subobscura isolate 14011-0131.10 chromosome J, UCBerk_Dsub_1.0, whole genome shotgun sequence genomic DNA includes:
- the LOC117894918 gene encoding protein encore isoform X5, whose translation MSSTKSQVALATNIPTNISSAASASSSVAAAAAVVVVASASNSAAAVASSTPQTGIAVAGGGGGGGLAGTITGSASGSGAGSVSGSGASSTATAAITSSSSVVATGATATASATNNSNSNNNSGGNVIYNSGMNYKAADRHERHERHEMSSQNSNLSNNHDEESYHYEGPRGGGKKHRANANSKGNKPRLKNIGGSSSGSIDGGGGERERGFGGGANGGGGGGMPNNCNSNNSSNNTSGFISRVFHQSENSSEHYTDFGGTDLLMFFRDTLNKNPKDRNILLKIEKDLIDFIQDNGHDCEFRFPPASSYNRMLIHRTAAFFGMEHNVDTETQQCVIVAATKGTRIPEIRFQSLVREDVRKSILKRDTHSFDEVRQSPYLCPERVMLDRKAKSFEEREEDYDRARSRIFSRTGTQDYGDEDCYGGWEQQQQQQQQQQKQQQPPRPKRPNGKMLQMQNSTESRDGMRSGGAVPKSHNFGNYGGPPSAGGPGNGGGNSLPRGDSSNSIKSGRGGFAKQDSTGSNSTAWRLSPSSSGYKTRTQSVRSDSVTPSPTGYGSDRQTPELSQPMPNRMGMGLGLGLVGGGGGGSSSYQQQAAAAAASTTSTAAAAAAAAASSSSSSSSASTASNCSGTSSGLVWAVTDISNVPIGSLLIDPQTLQPIVNADGSIYHYDPSNLPPNQALQHAGNQYQSGNNNSGSYSNYRRASPHQPQQQQQHHQQPPQQQQQSQQQQQQPPPQQQQQVYATNELSCSSTESYAEEVQSPGMDCSEGYESGYMVSEQQPLPQQQQLPVQPLPQQTLVPQQPPPLAQQQQPTMPQQLPQQQIQLLPPQQLPQQQQLPSNEVVSAKPSDDCDSSLASATACLSITTSTSTKNYDRIEVQKYKNQATSPNIPACCAAVEKEMEAAAIEEEEPDEPLPAPSTSASSTSSSGTGTAEMPPSSSQTPLPVVVATQMNCDVQSVSPSSTPYSQCEVKPVSHLQGISQGVPVEEPKTTWTYTQSYQAPDGSTVFHTTTTPNGAAPYCATTYQQGPDGSIYAVPQGMVYAAYPQAGVTSAGAGSQPLFQLTTSTHPPGQTLFASPEAGGELSGGTYMIPVFDPAQQQREGLIQAQAIYQAGPGGPATAVMPMPAAAAYPGAQFAAAGPNGAPIYQAPLIYSSEPGGPQLQQLPMASYPIQYSYPYYHPIPYYVPQQAVAAAPMVATAQPQGGQGAHTQALPGQSQPGHATASAAGPPTVSAAQQHHHHQQQQQIGNGGQVVTTSGYMTGGGGGGGGGSRVKRTPGGGSIHYNPSYPQTSVGHATAAHHPGPGATQLIAAPSGGTTTYHALPTLTLAHGGAANSQDLSAAAAAAAAGAHCYILPAQHATAPIPTNIFPYAAAAAAVGQAGSQPGAQVVQQQQQPLQQSQAAPHHTLIAAAPFYPAGAGSVDPGASQSAPSTPAAPGRQAPLFSTPPAPNNSSTGSSSGGGGGGGGYHSNSSTPHYYQSSNEGGYVPSYEKRNNNNGGSSGPPRKPYHPGGYNPRHSVPLSGIPSGAKTPLLNSNNEPTPRASPSISLGGGGGGGGGGGPLSSSAPPYHHRGPPPHVMNKREGKPNQLPLISGPPPSYAPPSNPGGGTSYESKPPVRLNAAAASFRSQKSMNTDYRRSVSQRNSPSANGGGGAGGGNGGAGGGNGSHESSNNSPNSIVSNSNNNSAANTPNAAPASALVSHTGGYVVVDQATGAAMNASPPSIYMSGAGSNGGGGGNNAGAGGPRASHIPAQLHHSAAAAAAAGAAGQQTTAAVLSAALGGYNPNGASGVYFKYGQTYFAHPSVALPNSRRSPSNDIRPQMAQMAGMYPTMMIQARHPSRHPNPNYKGSRPR comes from the exons ATGAGTTCCACAAAATCTCAAGTAGCCCTAGCTACGAATATTCCAACCAATATATcctctgccgcttctgccTCATCATCAGTGGCCGCTGCGGCCGccgttgtagttgttgccaGTGCCTCAAACAGCGCTGCCGCCGTTGCCTCGAGTACACCCCAAACAGGAATAGCAgttgcaggaggaggaggaggaggtggactAGCTGGAACAATCACAGGATCGGCGTCGGGTTCGGGAGCAGGATCTGTATCTGGGTCGGGTGCTTCATccacagcaacggcagccatCACCTCATCGTCGTCGGTTGTGGCCACAGgcgcaacggcaacagcaagtgcaacaaacaa cagcaacagcaacaacaactctgGCGGGAATGTCATCTACAATTCGGGAATGAACTACAAGGCAGCGGATAGGCACGAGCGCCACGAACGCCATGAGATGTCCAGCCAGAATAGCAATCTCAGCAATAACCATGACGAGGAGAGCTATCACTACGAGGGGCCCAGAGGCGGTGGCAAGAAGCATCGCGCCAATGCCAATTCAAAGGGGAATAAGCCACGCTTGAAGAACATTGGCGGCAGCTCATCCGGCAGCATTGAcgggggaggaggagaacgCGAGCGTGGATTCGGTGGCGGTGCtaatggcggcggcggaggtggcatgcccaacaattgcaattcaaACAATTCGAGCAACAACACATCGGGCTTCATATCGCGCG TCTTTCATCAATCAGAGAACTCGAGCGAGCACTACACCGACTTCGGCGGCACCGATCTGCTGATGTTCTTTCGCGATACGCTCAATAAGAACCCAAAGGATCGCAATATACTCTTGAAAATCGAGAAAGATCTAATCGATTTCATACAGGATAATGG ACACGATTGTGAGTTCCGTTTTCCACCAGCTTCCTCCTACAATCGCATGCTGATTCATCGCACGGCTGCGTTTTTTGGCATGGAACATAATGtggacacagagacacagcagTGCGTgattgtggctgccacaaaggGTACACGCATACCAGAG ATCCGCTTCCAATCGCTAGTACGCGAAGATGTACGCAAGTCAATTCTGAAGCGGGACACGCACAGCTTCGATGAGGTGCGCCAGTCGCCGTATCTCTGTCCCGAGCGTGTGATGCTCGATCGCAAGGCCAAGAGCTTTGAGGAGCGCGAGGAGGATTATGATCGTGCGCGTAGTCGCATCTTTAGCCGCACGGGCACACAGGACTATGGCGATGAGGATTGCTATGGCGGCtgggagcaacaacaacagcagcagcagcagcaacagaagcagcagcagccaccgcgaCCCAAGCGACCCAATGGAAAGATGCTGCAAATGCAGAAT TCCACAGAGTCACGTGATGGCATGCGTTCGGGTGGCGCTGTGCCCAAGTCCCACAACTTTGGCAACTATGGCGGACCGCCCAGTGCTGGTGGCCCTGGCAATGGCGGTGGCAACTCTTTGCCGCGCGGCGACTCCAGCAACTCGATCAAGAGCGGACGCGGTGGCTTTGCCAAACAGGACTCgactggcagcaacagcacagcCTGGCGGCTGTCTCCTTCCAGCAGTGG CTACAAGACACGCACCCAGTCGGTGCGCTCCGATTCCGTCACGCCCTCGCCCACCGGCTACGGCAGCGACCGGCAGACACCGGAGCTCAGTCAGCCCATGCCGAATCGCATGGGCATGGGATTGGGATTAGGATTGGTAgggggtggcggtggaggcTCCTCTTCGTAccaacagcaggcagccgcagcagcagcatccacaacgtccacagcagcagccgcagcagcagcagcagcatcgtcttcgtcctcatcctcgtcggcGTCAACGGCGTCCAATTGCTCAGGGACATCATCGGGACTGGTGTGGGCCGTCACAGACATTTCGAATGTGCCAATTGGCAGCCTCCTCATTGATCCGCAAACCCTCCAACCAATTGTCAATGCAGACGG TTCCATCTACCACTACGACCCGTCCAATTTGCCGCCCAATCAGGCGCTCCAACATGCGGGCAACCAGTATCAGTCCGGGAACAACAACTCCGGCAGCTACTCCAACTATCGCCGTGCATCGCCacaccagccgcagcagcagcagcaacatcaccagcagccaccacagcagcagcaacagtcgcaacagcagcagcaacagccacctccacagcagcagcagcaggtgtaTGCCACCAATGAGCTGTCCTGCAGCTCCACCGAGAGCTATGCCGAGGAGGTGCAGTCACCGGGCATGGACTGCTCGGAGGGTTATGAATCTGGTTACATGGTTAGCgaacagcagccgctgccacagcagcaacaactgccaGTGCAGCCGCTTCCACAACAGACGCTGGTGCCAcaacagccgccgccgcttgcacagcagcaacagccgacGATGCCACAGCaactgccacaacagcagatCCAACTGttgccgccacagcagcttccacagcaacagcaactgcccAGCAATGAAGTCGTCAGCGCTAAGCCGAGCGACGATTGTGATAGCAGCCTGGCCAGTGCCACGGCCTGCCTGAGCATTACGACGTCGACGTCCACCAAGAACTACGATCGCATCGAGGTGCAAAAGTACAAGAATCAGGCTACAAGTCCGAACATACCGGCCTGCTGTGCCGCTGTCGAGAAGGAAATGGAGGCAGCTgccatcgaggaggaggagccggaCGAACCGCTGCCAGCACCCTCCACCTCTGCCTCATCCACATCGTCCTCGGGCACAGGCACTGCCGAGatgccgcccagcagcagtcagaCACCGCTGCCAGTGGTCGTTGCCACGCAGATGAACTGCGATGTCCAGTCTGTGTCGCCCAGCTCGACGCCCTACAGCCAGTGCGAGGTGAAGCCAGTCAGTCATCTGCAGGGCATCAGCCAGGGTGTGCCCGTCGAGGAGCCAAAGACCACCTGGACGTACACGCAGAGCTACCAGGCGCCCGATGGATCCACCGTCTTTCACACCACAACCACACCGAATGGAGCGGCTCCATACTGCGCCACCACATATCAGCAGGGG CCCGATGGCAGCATCTATGCGGTGCCCCAGGGTATGGTTTATGCCGCCTATCCGCAAGCGGGCGTGACCAGCGCCGGTGCCGGCTCCCAGCCGCTCTTCCAACTCACGACGAGCACCCATCCGCCCGGACAGACGCTGTTCGCCTCGCCGGAGGCCGGCGGTGAGCTGTCCGGCGGCACCTACATGATACCTGTCTTCGATccggcccagcagcagcgcgaggGTCTCATCCAGGCGCAGGCCATCTACCAGGCGGGGCCGGGCGGACCGGCCACCGCAGTGATGCCAATGCCCGCCGCAGCGGCCTACCCAGGTGCACAGTTTGCAGCCGCAGGGCCCAACGGTGCACCCATCTACCAGGCACCGCTGATCTACTCCAGCGAACCGGGCGgcccgcagctgcagcagctgccgatGGCCTCGTATCCGATCCAATACTCCTACCCGTACTACCACCCGATCCCGTACTACGTGCCGCAGCAGGCGGTGGCTGCCGCGCCAATGGTGGCCACTGCCCAGCCCCAGGGCGGACagggagcacacacacaggcactgCCGGGCCAGAGTCAGCCGGGGCATGCGACTGCCTCAGCGGCTGGACCGCCCACGGTGTCcgcagcccagcagcatcaccatcaccagcagcagcagcagatcggCAACGGGGGACAGGTGGTGACCACATCCGGCTACATGactggaggcggaggcggtggcggtggaggatCACGTGTGAAGCGCACGCCCGGCGGCGGATCCATTCACTACAATCCCAGCTACCCGCAGACATCGGTGGGCCATGCCACGGCGGCCCATCATCCGGGTCCGGGTGCCACACAGCTGATTGCTGCTCCCTCTGGCGGCACTACCACATATCATGCGCTCCCAACACTGACGCTGGCCCATGGCGGTGCGGCGAACAGTCAAGATCTcagtgccgctgccgcagcggccgcGGCTGGTGCCCATTGCTATATTCTGCCAGCGCAGCATGCCACGGCCCCGATCCCAACGAACATCTTCCCCtatgcggcggcagcagcagccgttggCCAGGCGGGATCTCAGCCCGGTGCACaggtggtgcagcagcagcagcagccactgcagcagTCACAGGCGGCTCCGCATCACACACTGATCGCGGCGGCTCCCTTCTATCCGGCGGGTGCGGGTTCCGTGGATCCAGGAGCCTCGCAGTCCGCTCCGAGCACGCCCGCTGCCCCGGGACGCCAGGCGCCGTTGTTCAGCACTCCGCCAGCTCCGAATaacagcagcactggcagcagcagcggcggtggaggaggaggcggtggctaccacagcaacagctccacGCCGCACTACTACCAGAGCAGCAACGAGGGCGGCTATGTACCGTCCTACGAAaagcgcaacaacaacaacggcggATCGTCCGGACCACCGCGCAAGCCGTACCATCCGGGCGGCTACAACCCCAGGCACTCGGTGCCACTGAGCGGCATTCCGTCGGGCGCCAAGACGCCGCTGCTGAACTCCAACAACGAGCCCACGCCCCGTGCCTCGCCCAGCATCAGTCTgggcggaggtggaggtggaggcggcggcggtggaccGCTCTCCTCGTCAGCCCCGCCCTACCACCATCGCGGACCGCCGCCACATGTGATGAACAAGCGCGAGGGCAAGCCCAATCAGCTGCCGCTCATCAGTGGACCACCGCCCAGCTATGCCCCGCCCTCGAATCCGGGCGGTGGCACCAGCTACGAGTCCAAGCCACCGGTGCGCCTCAACGCGGCAGCCGCCAGCTTCCGCAGCCAAAAGTCCATGAACACGGACTATCGGCGCAGCGTCTCGCAGCGGAATTCGCCCAGCGccaatggaggaggaggagcaggtggaggAAATGGAGGCGCCGgcggtggcaatggcagccacgagagcagcaacaattcgCCAAACAGTATTgtgagcaacagcaacaacaacagtgccGCCAACACACCGAACGCCGCTCCAGCCTCCGCACTGGTCAGCCACACCGGCGGCTATGTCGTTGTCGATCAGGCTACGGGCGCTGCCATGAACGCCTCACCGCCCTCGATCTACATGAGTGGTGCTGGCTCGaatggcggtggcggcggcaacaatGCTGGCGCCGGCGGACCACGCGCCTCGCACATTCCAGCTCAGCTGCATCacagtgccgccgccgcagcagcagccggagcagccgGGCAACAGACCACAGCGGCGGTGCTGAGTGCCGCCCTCGGCGGATACAATCCGAATGGGGCATCCGGCGTATACTTCAAGTATGGCCAAACGTACTTTGCGCAT CCATCGGTGGCCTTGCCCAACAGCCGACGCTCGCCTTCGAACGATATCAGGCCGCAGATGGCACAGATGGCCGGCATGTATCCCACAATGATGATACAAG CTCGTCATCCCAGCCGTCATCCGAATCCCAACTACAAAGGTTCGCGTCCGCGGTAA